In Microbacterium cremeum, a genomic segment contains:
- a CDS encoding LuxR C-terminal-related transcriptional regulator produces MQRLDTGAPRVPGDVITRPRLLAHLEVGAPLTLVRGACGAGKTVVLREWVQRTEDRALWITADPAGADSGGLARMILRRLPRRTDAGDPGVADVGWQAVRDRLSDLGEPVTIFVDDAATLERDALVDLCETVAAVPAVRVVAAANRRTVLDSDAVGMLVDRTAVEPPDLMFDEEEIQRALGVDADLARRIRAVTNGFPAVIHAMARRGIPADHGSLVETAAEGVEEYMRLRVARSGYDPALISALVRISLAETVDDAGARELSGDPRAVHYLDDAESYGFGSWSASERGRAFRFAPFTRALLRRELERRHSGEIPALRRVVVAGAQRAGKPTEALRVAVEGDDWELARRVVMSSWHQLLNHGAAVREILGSIPLSQLRDEPLLVMLLAICYNAVRVRRLRGLQLFRLAVSAANSQRADVSDSDRLFIWVTESVALRVLGMHERAASVAVRALRLLADMPEAEKEAYSVQVPLLSAQLGISLYYGGSRRQAIECFAYGAAVAAVGEPENGISNLSMLAGIHALDGDMPEARHYVQLVREGRWSNRYLDGYQGTFYRVAEALLALEEGDVEKAAEQIAVFGPHRATSEHWIVMATVEALVALRRGRAALGATQLESLVQVRGREGHSASARRALSRTRTLLLLAQGQTHAARAILQKDAPEDRFETIVERARIALIDGRPRDTLRILSQARAQPTSVRQSAAAASLRTAALVRTGGEAAARHDAQTLAALLCDRGLRLPLALLPPADTRAVQELLRETDSCEIPPVESALPESIGAPALTEREQIVLRALASGRPLTLIATDLGVSPNTIKTQVKSVYRKLGVAGREEAVAAAAARHLLADHG; encoded by the coding sequence GCTGCCGCGCCGAACGGACGCCGGCGACCCCGGCGTCGCGGATGTCGGCTGGCAGGCGGTGCGCGACCGGCTCTCGGACCTCGGCGAACCGGTCACGATCTTCGTCGACGATGCCGCGACGCTCGAACGGGATGCCCTCGTCGACCTGTGCGAGACGGTGGCGGCGGTCCCGGCCGTGAGGGTCGTCGCGGCCGCGAACCGTCGCACGGTGCTCGACAGCGACGCGGTCGGGATGCTCGTCGACAGGACGGCGGTCGAACCTCCGGATCTGATGTTCGACGAGGAGGAGATCCAGCGTGCCCTGGGCGTCGACGCGGACCTCGCCCGCAGGATCCGCGCCGTGACGAACGGATTCCCTGCCGTCATCCACGCGATGGCCCGACGCGGCATCCCGGCGGACCATGGTTCGCTGGTAGAGACCGCAGCCGAGGGCGTCGAGGAGTACATGCGGCTCCGGGTCGCGCGCTCGGGCTACGATCCCGCGCTGATCTCCGCACTGGTGCGGATCAGTCTCGCCGAAACCGTCGACGACGCGGGCGCGCGCGAACTCAGCGGCGACCCTCGCGCCGTTCACTACCTGGACGACGCCGAGAGCTACGGCTTCGGATCGTGGTCCGCAAGCGAGCGCGGGCGCGCGTTCCGCTTCGCACCGTTCACTCGCGCGCTTCTGCGGCGCGAGCTCGAGCGCCGCCACTCCGGCGAGATCCCGGCGCTGCGGCGGGTGGTCGTCGCGGGCGCGCAGCGCGCCGGCAAGCCCACCGAGGCGCTGCGAGTGGCGGTCGAGGGCGACGATTGGGAGCTGGCACGCCGGGTGGTCATGTCGTCCTGGCATCAGCTGCTCAATCACGGCGCCGCGGTGCGCGAGATCCTGGGATCGATCCCTCTATCGCAGTTGCGCGACGAGCCGCTCCTCGTGATGCTGTTGGCCATCTGCTACAACGCGGTGCGGGTGAGGCGGCTGCGCGGGCTCCAGCTCTTCCGGCTCGCCGTCTCGGCGGCGAACTCTCAGCGCGCCGACGTCAGCGACTCCGACCGCCTGTTCATCTGGGTCACCGAGAGCGTCGCCCTGCGCGTGCTCGGCATGCACGAGCGTGCCGCGAGCGTCGCAGTGCGCGCCCTGCGTCTGCTTGCCGACATGCCGGAGGCGGAGAAGGAGGCCTACTCCGTGCAGGTGCCGCTCCTGTCTGCGCAGCTGGGCATCTCGCTGTACTACGGGGGCAGCCGGCGGCAGGCGATCGAGTGCTTCGCGTACGGCGCCGCCGTGGCGGCGGTCGGGGAGCCCGAGAACGGGATCTCGAACCTGTCGATGCTGGCCGGCATCCATGCCCTCGACGGCGACATGCCCGAAGCCCGCCACTATGTCCAGCTCGTCCGAGAGGGGAGATGGAGTAACCGGTACCTGGACGGCTACCAGGGCACGTTCTATCGCGTGGCCGAGGCTCTCCTCGCGCTGGAGGAGGGCGACGTCGAGAAGGCGGCCGAGCAGATCGCGGTCTTCGGGCCACACCGCGCGACGAGCGAACACTGGATCGTCATGGCCACCGTGGAGGCGCTCGTGGCGCTGCGCCGGGGGAGGGCGGCTCTGGGTGCCACCCAGCTGGAGTCGCTCGTCCAGGTGCGAGGGCGCGAAGGCCACAGCGCGAGCGCGCGTCGCGCGTTGAGCCGCACGCGGACGCTGCTGCTGCTCGCGCAGGGCCAGACCCACGCGGCGAGGGCCATCCTGCAGAAGGACGCCCCAGAGGACCGTTTCGAGACGATCGTGGAACGCGCGCGCATCGCCCTCATCGACGGCCGGCCTCGCGACACGCTGCGCATCCTGAGCCAGGCCCGGGCGCAGCCGACAAGCGTCCGGCAGAGCGCCGCAGCGGCATCGCTGCGCACGGCGGCGCTGGTGCGGACGGGCGGCGAGGCGGCCGCGCGGCACGATGCGCAGACCCTCGCCGCCCTGCTGTGCGACCGGGGCCTTCGCCTGCCGCTCGCACTGCTGCCTCCCGCCGACACGCGCGCGGTGCAGGAGCTCCTGCGCGAGACGGACTCGTGCGAGATCCCCCCTGTCGAGTCGGCCCTCCCCGAGTCGATCGGCGCTCCGGCGCTCACCGAACGAGAGCAGATCGTGCTGCGGGCGCTCGCCTCGGGCAGGCCGCTGACGCTGATCGCAACAGACCTCGGCGTCTCGCCGAACACCATCAAGACGCAGGTGAAGAGCGTGTATCGCAAGCTGGGCGTCGCCGGCCGCGAGGAGGCGGTCGCGGCGGCGGCGGCCCGGCACCTCCTGGCGGATCATGGCTGA